The genomic stretch TCAAAAAAGCGGAGCGGTGCTGCGAGTATGCCAGAGATAAGGCGATCGTGTGAGTCCCGTCCGGCGACAAGCCCTCGATGAAGAAAGAGAAAGGTGCGCATAAAATGAAGCAAGCTAAAAACGATCACGAAGCCGCAATAGCCGCCCAGGAAAAGAGCAAGCGAGGACACCCCTTCATTTGAGAATTTAGCAAGCCAGAGGTCGGTTCCAAGCGATGCGAGGTGTCGTCCAATGACGAATGATAACACGCTAAGAGCGACAAAACCGGGAGCAAAACGCCTCAGATACTCCCGTACTAGCGCCCAATTGACCGCTCCGACCTGATGCTCCTCTTGTTCAATAATTGAGCGAGACGGCGCATCTGATTCATACTTATGCTCCTCGGGCGCCTCCGTGAAAGAAGGCTCCTCGCTTATATGGCTTGTACCATGTTCACGCAGGGTGCTTGAAGCCTCCTTGGTGAGCTCGCTATGAAATGAGAGTAGCTTATGAAAGCGGGTTCCTTCAACCTGAAGCTCTTTTGGTGAGCCACACTCAACAATGCAGCCCTCTTCTATAACAACGATGCGGTCCGCGCGCAGTGCGTATTCGATCCTATGCGTAACGAGGATGCGTGTTGTGCCCAGCATCTCGCCACAGATTAGGAGATCAAAGACCTGATTCGCGACCCCTGAATCAAGCGCGCTTAATGGATCATCGAGCAGATAGATATCAGCTACTCCGTAGAGGGCACGAGCTAGTGCAATCCGTTGACGCTGCCCCCCGGAAAGGTTTATTCCGCGCTCGCCTATCTCGGTGGAATCTCCATGTGGAAGAAGCTTTAGGTCAGGGCCGAGGCAGCTTGCCTGTAAAGCTCGTTGATAGAGAAGATCATTAAAGGGCAGCCCGCACACAATATTAGATCTGATTGAATCGCTCACTATCCAGGGCTGCTGCGCTACGTAGCCGAGAGTTCCTGCGACCTCAACTATTCCCTGCGCGCACGCGATCTCATTTAGTAGCCCTAAGCACATTGCCGACTTTCCGCTCCCTACACCCCCTACTATCGCTATTAGCTCACCCTTTTGAATCGTCAACTCAGGAACCTTAATGGCCACCTCCCCCGGCGCCCACTCAAAGGTAGCGTTATGTATCCGGAGAGCGGTACGGGCATCCTTTGTTATTAGGCGCTTGGTGAACTCTTTACGAGCTAAAAAAGAGCGCATACGTGCCAGCGCAATAAGGGCCTCTAGTAGGTTAAGGACCGTGTCCGGCAGGGTATTAAGGGCGAAGCGCAGTAGCATAAATAGCGACATGGTAGGGAACACCAACGAAGCATCTAATGTTCCACCAAGTGAGGAGTAGGAGCCGAGGGTAATCAATAGCGCTATCGTCGGTGCCAGGTTTGATAGGAGGCCGCCAAGAGAGGAGAGTAGGTTAGAGAGCTTAAGAAGTTCTATCTCCTGTGCGCGCAGAGCAGAGATACGAGCAGAGAGTTGGCGTTCCCAGGCCTGAAACTTTACGGCCTTAATGTGCGTCAAGACCTCATTGGTCAAGCTCACCCGCTGATCAGAGATCTTCATTATGCGGCGCTTGATGCCGGTCTGGTACTTAAGAATTGCGGCAGCAGCAAGCATAAAGAGCAATAGTGCACTAGCTCCATAAAGCGCACAGATACCAACAAATCTATAGAGCAGATAAAACGCGCATACTATCTGCATTGGATGATACCAGGTGGCGTGTACGAACTGCAGAAACCACTGCACCTTCGTAGCATCGGTGCCGACCAGATTTATAATAAAACCGCTAGGTGCCGCAGAGCGCTCGCTGCGTGCCAGCCGCGAGGACTTCTCATATATGATCGTTCGTAGTGCCTGTAGGGCCCGTACTGAGAGCATAATCTGTGTATAGAAGAGGTGGTGAACCGAGAGGAGTGAGATTAGGGTAACAAGGAATAGGCCAAGGGAGCACAGGATCGGATAGATTGAGGCAAGGGGAATCCCCAGCGCATGTGAGCAGTTAGCCAGCCAGCCTGGAGCCACTATAACCCTATGCTCAAGAGCAGTAATTAGCTCCTTTAGGATAAGTGGAGTGGCGAGCCCCGCCACAAGCATCAGCATGGAGATGCCAAATATTTGCAGAAACTGCCACCTAAAACAGTGTGCAACGGCGAGATGTAAGGCAAAGCGACCGGCGTGCTGCTCTTTTAGTGCGGCTAACAGCAGATCTGCATCTCGGCGTGATGCTGTGCCAGCAGGAAGCTCAAGCAGGGTCTCTATTACAAGCGGGGTCTTAGTGTTGCGATCAATAAAGGGACCGACCCAAGAAAAAAAGAGTCGCGAGAATATGCTGTAAGATCGGCTCATTCATGGTTTATAGCATGTCTGCCAACGGTCGGGGGAGGTATTGTTGGTAACTATTCACCCCAGTATTAGCTTGTTGCTGGTGAAACATTCTTTCTTGATGTCCCCTGATCGGGGACGCTCATTTTAGGGTGAATAGTTGCAATTATTGTGACTTATGGGTCTTGATAAAGTAAGATGGAGCCCTTGTGAGAGCCCCTCCATATTTATGATTAAGGATCATAGCAGATGCGAACGTTAAAGAAGCTTTTTGAGAGCAACAGGAACTGGGCAGCTAGTAAGACGGCTCAAGATGTAAACTTTTTTAAGAACCTTTCTAAGCTACAGGCCCCTAAATATTTATGGATCGGATGCTCCGATAGCAGGGTTCCAGCGAGTGAGATCGTAGCTCTCTCCCCGGGAGAGCTCTTTGTTCATCGCAACGTTGCAAACTTAGTTGTTCATACCGACTTTAACTGCCTCTCCGTAATTCAATACGCAGTAGAGATCCTGAAGGTTGAGCACATCATAGTCTGTGGCCATCACGGGTGTGGTGGAGTACGAACTGCTATGCGCGATACGGAGCTTGGGCTGATCGACAACTGGTTAAGGCATATCAGGGACGTTTATAGCCACCATCAGCAGGAGCTGATAGCAATTGCAGACGAGGATGAGCGAGTTAATAAGTTGTGCGAGTTTAATGTTATTGAACAGGTTCATAACGTCTGCCAGACAACCATAGTGCAGCAAGCATGGAGGACAGGGCATCCGTTAGCGGTGCATGGTTGGATCTACGGATTAAACGATGGATTGCTTAAAAATTTAGATGTCTGCGTTGAGGGCCCAGATGATATCGGGCAGGTTTATCGTACTGCTATGTAAGAGATAGGAATCTATCGCTGCGATTTATCTAGTGGCGCGCTTATAGTAACGATCCATTCGTAAGATCGAATCCATTTAACCAGCGACAAGCTTATATTAGGGTAAATAGTTCACAAATTGGGTTAATAATAATCAATCCAGATCCGCAGAGGCAGCAGGTTTTAGGTGCTATGAGGTCCTTTCTGTTCATAGTAACAGTTCAAAAAAGCAGTTGTGTTATGAGAATTTTGTACTACTCTCCTACTCCGATGGCTGTATAGTTTTGTAATCAGGTGCATAGGTAGTGAGTATTCAAGCTTTCAGAGAGATGTCCCCAGAAAAGAGGGGAGAGGGGATCGATCAAGTATATTCCCCGATAGACTCACCTGACGGCCTGACGGAGCTGGTTCTCCCTGCAAGAACAACGCAAAAGAGCGGTTTCTGGGGTGGGCTTCGTGAGATCCTAAGGGAGGAGTTCTCTGGTTATGAGCGTACCCATGAGGCGCTTAATCAGGGGTTGCTGCGAGCTTGGAACCAAAGTAATCCGATCTCATGGATTATGGCACGCGTACGGTGTGAAATTTTACACCTCTCGCCGCAGGAGTATGCCAGGCAGATGCGAGATCTCACAAAATCTACCCTGGCGAGTTTAGAGCATGAGCGGGAGTTTGGCAGGGCCAAATATAATCCCGAGGTTATACACCGTATTTTGCAGGGGTGGGAGAGGATCTCAGGTGAAAGGGGGGATGCTGGAATCTCTTTGGCACTAGGGGAGGCAAAGCACGAGCTGCTCAAACTTCTTACGACTAAGCACGGAAATACCCTCTATGGAACGCTTTGTCGCTGGCGCTATGAGGTTGGCCCTGAACGCTTTGAGTCCGCTACAGGACTCCAGTATAAGACCTTTTGGAGTAGAGGTAAAAGCCTCTCGGTGACAGACTTCTCGGAGCTACTCGGCTTTGCCGAGAAGATAGGCTTTATCTCGAGCTCTGAGCGGACGCCGCAATGTTCAGCTAAACTTTGGAGTAATCCAAGTGTTATCGAATTACGCAACGCTTGGTTAAGCGATTCAAAGGCGCGTGGGAGGCCCATTGAGGTAGTGAAGTTGCATCTTCTACTTAGTGCGAGCGGACTTAAAGTGGATGTAGAAACGCTCGGTAGGGGTACTGAATTTAAGCTGCAGTCGATCGTTGTGTGCTCCTTGGCTCATTTTAATCTAGTTCCCTGGAAAAAGATCGCCCCTGCTTTTGCCGCACTTCGTAAGCTTGGAAGCCTTACTGAGGAAGATCTCGCAGAATCGAAGCAGCGCTGGCAGGCGGCGTATAGAAATCGCCCGGAAAGCTTTGAGGATCGGTTGCAAACCATAGCAAAAGAGCGGGGGCTTTCTAATGCACAACTTGCAGACGCCCTTGGATTGCGTGAGAGTTATCCCCTTAAGCCAGTTCACCCCGTCTTTAGGGCTTTAAAATACGGCGAATATAGTAGTCTTGTAACGAGCGGAGTTCTGGCGCATCTGATAGCGCGCAGTGACAATGAGCTGAGCACTCTCTTGGAGCAGAAGCGATCAGAGGTAGCAGCATCCTTGAGACGAAATGGAAGTGCCATAACCTCACCCATAGCTATTGAGCGCGAGATATGGAGCGTTGGCTACGCAGATCTGTCATTTTCTAAAGAGGATATTCAGAGGCTTGAGTGGGGCAAATCGGCTGCGGTATCTGAGGCCGCTATTGTCCAAGAGGTTCGGCGCCTAGGGGAGCTGCGTACGGTACAACCGCTCAGTAGCCTGAATCAGCGCCAAGAGTTTCTAACGGAGTGGCTATGGGCTTACGGTGATAAGTTAGCTAAATCCGGGCACACGCTTTTTACCAGGCATCTCTTTACGAGCATTGCGGCGCAGAAACTATCCCCTGATGTTTCAACCAAAAAATCGACGATTACAACCGAGGAACGATTACTAAGCACATTTCTGCGGGGCTCCGGACTGTCTCAGATCGTATACAGACGAGCGGTTAAACATGCGCGTGAGACGGGAAGGATAACAAAGGAGCATAAAAAGGCTCTGCTAGAGGGGTTCGGCTATAAGGCGGGCTCTCCTGAGAAGATCTTCTTTGAGTGTTGTGCTGATAGTCCCAACATGGTTGAAGCGATAGTACGGTGGCGCAAACTGTGCGCAACGAAGAGAGATGTTGTGCAGGGGTTTCACGCATTGGTCGATCACGTACGTAAAACAGAACCAAGTAGGAACGAGGAGCACCCTGCACCCATTGTAAATGCATCGGTAGCTGCTCTGGTAGAGATGCGAGCAGGCGTGATTAAACCAGCAGGAGCAAAT from Pseudomonadota bacterium encodes the following:
- a CDS encoding ABC transporter transmembrane domain-containing protein; amino-acid sequence: MSRSYSIFSRLFFSWVGPFIDRNTKTPLVIETLLELPAGTASRRDADLLLAALKEQHAGRFALHLAVAHCFRWQFLQIFGISMLMLVAGLATPLILKELITALEHRVIVAPGWLANCSHALGIPLASIYPILCSLGLFLVTLISLLSVHHLFYTQIMLSVRALQALRTIIYEKSSRLARSERSAAPSGFIINLVGTDATKVQWFLQFVHATWYHPMQIVCAFYLLYRFVGICALYGASALLLFMLAAAAILKYQTGIKRRIMKISDQRVSLTNEVLTHIKAVKFQAWERQLSARISALRAQEIELLKLSNLLSSLGGLLSNLAPTIALLITLGSYSSLGGTLDASLVFPTMSLFMLLRFALNTLPDTVLNLLEALIALARMRSFLARKEFTKRLITKDARTALRIHNATFEWAPGEVAIKVPELTIQKGELIAIVGGVGSGKSAMCLGLLNEIACAQGIVEVAGTLGYVAQQPWIVSDSIRSNIVCGLPFNDLLYQRALQASCLGPDLKLLPHGDSTEIGERGINLSGGQRQRIALARALYGVADIYLLDDPLSALDSGVANQVFDLLICGEMLGTTRILVTHRIEYALRADRIVVIEEGCIVECGSPKELQVEGTRFHKLLSFHSELTKEASSTLREHGTSHISEEPSFTEAPEEHKYESDAPSRSIIEQEEHQVGAVNWALVREYLRRFAPGFVALSVLSFVIGRHLASLGTDLWLAKFSNEGVSSLALFLGGYCGFVIVFSLLHFMRTFLFLHRGLVAGRDSHDRLISGILAAPLRFFEATPVGRILNRFSRDLDTIESRLPRSILEAIHCFLDVLVVIGILVVLQPIALVIILPIFYAYNKLLRLFRPSAREAQRLDSISNSPIFALVSESLNGIETLRTGSLATIFLHRFAGYLDINTRAARSITAANRWLGIRLEFLAAVVILAAGISVSLQVNSGLSSAIAGLLLTYAISITTSMNWFVRSLAGFESNLTSFERINTYSHTPSERVQGDLAPPGWPSKGELRFVNLSVKYREELLPALSKVTCHIPGGLRVGIVGRTGSGKSTLILALARLIEPSGGQIEIDGVNLSTLSLEALRSAITVVPQEPVLFSGTLRDALDPFQRSSEGAIMEALARVELTGFIAELSKGLGTEVHENGANFSSGQRQLICLARALLRNSRVIILDEATANIDLETDYAIQRTIRREFSGATVLVVAHRLGTVLDSDLMLVLDAGRLGEIGAPADLLTKRGSLLAALVNEMRQCL
- the can gene encoding carbonate dehydratase: MRTLKKLFESNRNWAASKTAQDVNFFKNLSKLQAPKYLWIGCSDSRVPASEIVALSPGELFVHRNVANLVVHTDFNCLSVIQYAVEILKVEHIIVCGHHGCGGVRTAMRDTELGLIDNWLRHIRDVYSHHQQELIAIADEDERVNKLCEFNVIEQVHNVCQTTIVQQAWRTGHPLAVHGWIYGLNDGLLKNLDVCVEGPDDIGQVYRTAM